A part of Propioniciclava coleopterorum genomic DNA contains:
- a CDS encoding anaerobic sulfatase maturase, with translation MGRPRPGDGRRDAAGLADQPPRRAARRAGDHRLAGGEPTLRGLDFFRDAVALAEELKRPRQQVQHAIQTNATLIDDAWGAFLAEHRFLVGVSLDGPAPLHDLYRVNRAGRGTHAQVVRGLRVLQAHGVEHNILCTVHAGNAAHPLEVYRHFRDDLGAEFIQFIPIVERVEPGQEAVAEAGYRDDAGRHVLYRQRGTGVTSRTVDPAAYGAFLNAIFDEWVSRDVGSVFIQDVDVALGALFGRYSLCVHAPTCGDALAMEHNGDVYSCDHFVEPDHRLGNVATDSFADMLNQPFQREFGRSKATALPAQCLACPVRWACHGGCPKDRFATTASGEPGLNYLCAGYEAFYTHITPALRAMGDLLRQGRPAADIMGAAPRG, from the coding sequence GTGGGACGCCCGCGCCCAGGCGATGGACGCCGGGACGCTGCGGGCCTGGCTGACCAACCACCTCGACGCGCAGCCCGACGGGCCGGTGACCATCGGCTGGCAGGGGGCGAGCCCACGCTGCGCGGGCTGGACTTCTTCCGCGACGCCGTCGCGCTGGCCGAGGAACTCAAGCGACCCCGCCAGCAGGTCCAGCACGCGATCCAGACCAACGCCACCCTCATCGACGACGCCTGGGGCGCGTTCCTGGCCGAGCACCGCTTCCTCGTCGGGGTGAGCCTCGACGGCCCCGCTCCCCTGCACGACCTGTACCGCGTCAACCGCGCCGGGCGGGGCACGCACGCCCAGGTCGTCCGCGGGCTGCGCGTGCTGCAGGCCCACGGCGTCGAGCACAACATCCTGTGCACGGTCCACGCTGGCAACGCCGCGCATCCGCTGGAGGTGTACCGGCACTTCCGCGACGACCTGGGCGCCGAGTTCATCCAGTTCATCCCGATCGTGGAGCGCGTCGAGCCCGGCCAGGAGGCGGTGGCCGAGGCCGGCTACCGCGACGACGCCGGCCGGCACGTGCTCTACCGGCAGCGCGGCACCGGCGTCACCTCCCGGACCGTCGATCCCGCCGCCTACGGCGCCTTCCTCAACGCGATCTTCGACGAGTGGGTGAGCCGCGACGTCGGGTCGGTGTTCATCCAGGACGTCGACGTGGCCCTGGGTGCCCTGTTCGGCCGGTACAGCCTGTGCGTCCACGCGCCCACCTGCGGCGACGCCCTGGCGATGGAGCACAACGGCGACGTCTACTCGTGCGACCACTTCGTCGAGCCCGACCACCGGCTGGGCAACGTCGCCACCGACTCCTTCGCCGACATGCTGAACCAGCCCTTCCAGCGGGAGTTCGGCCGCTCGAAGGCGACGGCGCTCCCCGCGCAGTGCCTCGCCTGCCCGGTGCGCTGGGCCTGCCACGGCGGCTGCCCGAAGGACCGGTTCGCCACCACGGCGTCCGGGGAGCCGGGGCTGAACTACCTGTGCGCCGGGTACGAGGCGTTCTACACCCACATCACGCCGGCGCTGCGCGCGATGGGCGACCTGCTGCGGCAGGGGCGTCCGGCCGCCGACATCATGGGGGCCGCCCCGCGGGGCTGA
- a CDS encoding sulfatase family protein has translation MTRPNLLLIIADQWRADALGFVGGDPVHTPNLDALAARGRVLVEATSTYPVCSPCRAMLLSGAYPWVNGVPLNTNSHTGPMGVALRRDIRCWSDVLADEGYHLGWIGKWHLDPPDEVDMLVGEGVREDGKVWDGWTPPEGRHGFDFWYSYGACDKHLEPHYWLADSLQTEPVRVQEWSPRHEAGIAIDFLDAAAAAARDEGTPFGLVWSINPPHQPFDEVPDEYFAHTRDLTADDLLVRPNVPADPALREEAAKAARGYFAAIRGVDEQVGRVLDHLDASGLAENTIVIFTSDHGMQLGSHGLMYKNVPYDESMRVPMIIAWPGTLRPGTDSVLMGSAELAPTLLGLLGVDDVPDHMVGVDLTAHLRDEPDAVTPTESLYLRVDGTVQRGDVRGLRTHTRKLAITAADGERTVELWDREADPYERIEVAAERPDEVDALTDRLRTVLTQLKDPLVGDLLGEGASRVG, from the coding sequence ATGACCCGCCCCAACCTGCTCCTGATCATCGCCGACCAGTGGCGCGCGGACGCGCTCGGCTTCGTCGGCGGGGATCCCGTCCACACCCCGAACCTGGACGCCCTGGCCGCCCGCGGCCGCGTCCTGGTCGAGGCGACCAGCACCTACCCCGTCTGCAGCCCCTGCCGCGCCATGCTGCTCTCGGGCGCCTACCCGTGGGTGAACGGCGTGCCGCTCAACACCAACTCCCACACCGGGCCGATGGGGGTCGCGCTGCGCCGCGACATCCGGTGCTGGTCCGACGTCCTGGCCGACGAGGGCTACCACCTCGGCTGGATCGGCAAGTGGCACCTGGACCCGCCGGACGAGGTCGACATGCTCGTCGGCGAGGGCGTCCGCGAGGACGGCAAGGTGTGGGACGGCTGGACGCCGCCCGAGGGACGCCACGGCTTCGACTTCTGGTACTCCTACGGCGCCTGCGACAAGCATCTGGAGCCCCACTACTGGCTCGCCGACTCGCTGCAGACCGAGCCGGTCCGCGTCCAGGAGTGGTCGCCGCGCCACGAGGCCGGCATCGCCATCGACTTCCTGGACGCCGCCGCGGCGGCCGCCCGGGACGAGGGCACCCCGTTCGGCCTGGTGTGGTCGATCAACCCGCCGCACCAGCCCTTCGACGAGGTGCCGGATGAGTACTTCGCCCACACCCGCGATCTGACCGCCGACGACCTGCTGGTGCGCCCCAACGTCCCGGCCGACCCGGCGCTGCGGGAGGAGGCGGCCAAGGCCGCCCGCGGGTACTTCGCCGCCATCCGCGGCGTGGACGAGCAGGTCGGACGCGTGCTGGACCACCTGGACGCCTCCGGCCTGGCCGAGAACACCATCGTGATCTTCACCTCCGACCACGGCATGCAGCTGGGCAGCCACGGGCTGATGTACAAGAACGTGCCCTACGACGAGTCCATGCGCGTGCCGATGATCATCGCGTGGCCGGGCACGCTGCGTCCGGGGACCGACAGCGTCCTGATGGGGTCGGCCGAGCTCGCGCCGACGCTGCTGGGGCTGCTGGGCGTCGACGACGTGCCCGACCACATGGTCGGCGTCGACCTCACCGCCCACCTGCGCGACGAGCCGGACGCCGTCACCCCCACCGAGAGCCTCTACCTGCGGGTGGACGGCACGGTGCAGCGCGGCGACGTCCGCGGGCTTCGGACGCACACCCGGAAGCTGGCGATCACCGCCGCCGACGGGGAGCGCACCGTCGAGCTGTGGGACCGCGAGGCCGACCCGTACGAGCGGATCGAGGTCGCCGCCGAGCGCCCCGACGAGGTCGACGCGCTCACCGACCGGCTCCGCACGGTGCTGACGCAGCTGAAGGATCCGCTGGTGGGCGATCTGCTGGGGGAGGGCGCCTCCCGGGTGGGCTGA
- a CDS encoding carbohydrate ABC transporter permease: protein MTTNVKGRTRRRQNPLGGDSVGRSIGVGAVWLFVVGIVALLVWVLVQSFRDTRAILQEPWGLPTSLEFGNYVTAWNDSGFAQAAWNSTWTAVVSAVLIVAVSAPAAYWLSRYETWITNSLTMYFVLGLGVPLQVVLIPLFVMLNYAGLTNNLGGLVLVYVGTSIPFTLFLLTGFFRSLPKELEEAAAIDGVSASRTFFTIMLPLAKGGILTAFVLQLIAHWNETLLAMTLLQSTRNYTLPVALIAFVQQQTYSGADWGGLFAGLVIVIFPMLVVYLWLGRNLSEGLTLGMGK from the coding sequence ATGACCACCAATGTGAAGGGGCGCACGAGGCGCCGTCAGAACCCGCTCGGGGGCGACTCGGTGGGACGCTCCATCGGCGTGGGGGCCGTCTGGCTCTTCGTCGTCGGGATCGTCGCCCTGCTCGTCTGGGTGCTCGTCCAGTCGTTCCGCGACACCCGCGCCATCCTGCAGGAGCCGTGGGGCCTGCCCACCTCGCTCGAGTTCGGCAACTACGTCACCGCCTGGAACGACTCCGGGTTCGCCCAGGCAGCCTGGAACTCCACCTGGACCGCGGTCGTCTCGGCCGTCCTGATCGTGGCGGTCTCGGCGCCGGCCGCGTACTGGCTCAGCCGGTACGAGACCTGGATCACCAACTCGCTCACCATGTACTTCGTGCTGGGCCTGGGCGTGCCGCTGCAGGTCGTGCTGATCCCGCTGTTCGTCATGCTGAACTACGCCGGGCTGACCAACAACCTGGGCGGGCTGGTGCTGGTGTACGTCGGCACCTCGATCCCGTTCACGCTTTTCCTGCTCACCGGCTTCTTCCGCAGCCTGCCCAAGGAACTGGAGGAGGCTGCGGCGATCGACGGGGTCTCGGCGTCCCGGACGTTCTTCACGATCATGCTGCCGCTGGCCAAGGGCGGCATCCTGACCGCCTTCGTCCTGCAGTTGATCGCGCACTGGAACGAGACGCTGCTGGCCATGACGTTGCTGCAGTCGACCCGCAACTACACCCTGCCGGTCGCCCTGATCGCGTTCGTGCAGCAGCAGACCTACTCGGGCGCCGACTGGGGCGGCCTGTTCGCCGGCCTGGTCATCGTGATCTTCCCGATGCTGGTCGTGTACCTGTGGCTGGGCCGCAACCTGTCCGAGGGCCTGACGCTGGGGATGGGCAAGTGA
- a CDS encoding carbohydrate ABC transporter permease: MTATPSTLETAAPAPRAPGRRVRTRSTRKQVGSLAAGHRRLFAPFVLPAIVLYTVLFVIPIGAAFWISLNKWAGSGPMTFVGFQNYISLLGDRIFIQSLVNTLMMLFIVGGAIFILAFAMSLVLRDMAGRKTARAVIFFPHLVNALVYGVLAGFIFNPGGLVNAALRAIGVQNPPEWLARDNMFGLIMLTMVLVTVGYYTTILMAGVDRIPPYFYEDCALAGANAWQRLRYVILPLTWDVFAVCAVLWTISSVKIFEIVWIFGGAVGSGVPPTQTWTAAVYTYATAFSGESVPAFGAGAASAIFSLLLVSILVLLLRRATRREVIEF; this comes from the coding sequence ATGACTGCCACCCCCTCCACCCTCGAAACCGCCGCCCCGGCGCCTCGCGCGCCGGGCCGGCGGGTCCGGACGCGGTCGACGCGCAAGCAGGTCGGTTCGCTCGCGGCGGGCCACCGCCGCCTGTTCGCCCCCTTCGTGCTGCCCGCCATCGTCCTCTACACCGTGCTGTTCGTGATCCCGATCGGGGCCGCGTTCTGGATCAGCCTCAACAAGTGGGCCGGTTCGGGTCCGATGACGTTCGTCGGCTTCCAGAACTACATCAGCCTCCTGGGCGACCGGATCTTCATCCAGTCGCTGGTGAACACGCTCATGATGCTGTTCATCGTCGGCGGCGCGATCTTCATCCTGGCGTTCGCCATGTCGCTGGTGCTGCGCGACATGGCCGGCCGGAAGACGGCCCGCGCGGTCATCTTCTTCCCGCACCTGGTGAACGCGCTGGTCTACGGCGTGCTGGCCGGCTTCATCTTCAACCCCGGCGGCCTCGTCAACGCGGCGCTGCGCGCCATCGGCGTCCAGAACCCGCCCGAGTGGCTGGCCCGCGACAACATGTTCGGCCTGATCATGCTCACGATGGTGCTGGTCACCGTCGGCTACTACACCACGATCCTCATGGCCGGCGTGGACCGGATCCCGCCGTACTTCTACGAGGACTGCGCGCTGGCCGGGGCCAACGCCTGGCAGCGGCTGCGCTACGTGATCCTGCCCCTGACCTGGGACGTCTTCGCGGTGTGCGCGGTGCTGTGGACCATCTCCTCGGTCAAGATCTTCGAGATCGTGTGGATCTTCGGCGGAGCCGTGGGCTCCGGCGTGCCCCCGACCCAGACGTGGACGGCGGCGGTCTACACCTACGCGACCGCCTTCTCCGGTGAGTCCGTGCCGGCCTTCGGCGCCGGCGCCGCCAGCGCGATCTTCTCGCTGCTCCTGGTGAGCATCCTCGTCCTGCTGCTGCGCCGCGCCACGCGACGCGAAGTGATCGAATTCTAA
- a CDS encoding ABC transporter substrate-binding protein — protein sequence MTYTRRSFLSLAAATGVGLTLAGCSNGPAAAPGGGGAPGAANGTFTYWSMWKEGEPQQKVIARALEAYEKANNVKVEVEWQGRNNLQKLVPALNTNTVPDLVDGPYSKAYAAMVATDQALALTEAWNADVDGKPLKSYVPQKYLDGVPIMTDSGAPWMMPYQVQSDAVWYNAAKFPEIKANPPQTWDEWIAMMEGYKAKGLIPLAADGDVGGYNAGFLSTLIVRGGGHGSQLKISEDVTGAKWRDQIAVDAAKKVEQLAKSGLIIDGYTASKWPAQQQRWANNEAVFMFMGSWLPTESGTYAASGFEYDSFPFPKTGSEQSLRADFSGFMVPKKAKNAASAQAFAATLMKKEFQDAWGTEAKGIPMREDASTAPELKSVQDALAKAKDYHQQNDGVAFTGYNEKVFWPADDELFGGKISADQFIDRMVTEQAAYWKSQGK from the coding sequence ATGACCTACACACGACGGAGCTTCCTGTCACTCGCCGCGGCCACCGGCGTCGGCCTCACCCTGGCCGGCTGCTCCAACGGCCCCGCCGCCGCTCCCGGTGGTGGCGGCGCCCCGGGTGCCGCCAACGGCACCTTCACCTACTGGTCCATGTGGAAGGAGGGCGAGCCGCAGCAGAAGGTGATCGCCCGCGCCCTCGAGGCCTACGAGAAGGCGAACAACGTCAAGGTCGAGGTCGAGTGGCAGGGCCGCAACAACCTGCAGAAGCTCGTGCCGGCCCTGAACACCAACACCGTCCCCGACCTGGTCGACGGCCCCTACTCCAAGGCCTACGCCGCCATGGTCGCCACCGACCAGGCGCTCGCCCTGACCGAGGCGTGGAACGCCGACGTCGACGGCAAGCCGCTGAAGTCCTACGTGCCCCAGAAGTACCTCGACGGCGTCCCGATCATGACCGACTCCGGCGCCCCGTGGATGATGCCCTACCAGGTGCAGTCGGACGCCGTGTGGTACAACGCCGCGAAGTTCCCCGAGATCAAGGCCAACCCGCCGCAGACGTGGGACGAGTGGATCGCCATGATGGAGGGCTACAAGGCCAAGGGCCTCATCCCCCTCGCGGCCGACGGCGACGTCGGCGGCTACAACGCCGGCTTCCTGTCGACGCTGATCGTCCGCGGCGGTGGCCACGGCTCGCAGCTCAAGATCTCCGAGGACGTCACCGGCGCCAAGTGGCGCGACCAGATCGCCGTGGACGCCGCCAAGAAGGTCGAGCAGCTCGCCAAGAGCGGCCTGATCATCGACGGCTACACCGCCAGCAAGTGGCCGGCGCAGCAGCAGCGCTGGGCCAACAACGAGGCCGTGTTCATGTTCATGGGCTCGTGGCTGCCCACCGAGTCGGGCACCTACGCCGCCAGCGGCTTCGAGTACGACAGCTTCCCGTTCCCCAAGACCGGGTCGGAGCAGAGCCTGCGCGCCGACTTCTCCGGCTTCATGGTGCCCAAGAAGGCCAAGAACGCCGCCTCGGCGCAGGCCTTCGCCGCCACCCTGATGAAGAAGGAGTTCCAGGACGCCTGGGGCACCGAGGCCAAGGGCATCCCGATGCGCGAGGACGCGTCGACCGCCCCCGAGCTGAAGTCGGTGCAGGACGCGCTGGCCAAGGCCAAGGACTACCACCAGCAGAACGACGGCGTCGCGTTCACCGGCTACAACGAGAAGGTGTTCTGGCCGGCCGACGACGAGCTGTTCGGCGGCAAGATCAGCGCCGACCAGTTCATCGACCGCATGGTCACCGAGCAGGCCGCCTACTGGAAGAGCCAGGGCAAGTGA
- a CDS encoding DUF2264 domain-containing protein, with protein MSVTTPPGISPEDPLARREGWAALADRILTRAAADGSPLHARVVPPTTSPDRAAISDVDQLEGFARTFLLAALRLAQPDADATAQDAHAAWFLAGIAAGVDPASPEAWPPIEHHGQTMVEAAVIALGLHASRAATWDRLPARVQEQVVAWFSTGRGRRCADNNHVLLGATVQAFLASVGADHDRTETEYALATLERWYRGDGWYTDGEGRRFDHYNAFTFHFYPWFIDDMLGVRDRQQVWRGRLASFLGGYASLMGRDGRPVLQGRSLAYRWGVLGPFWLGAALDASPLSPGRTRALAASQVRAFLDAGVAADGRLSLGWRGGESASLLQQYSMAGSPHWASKGFLGLLWPDSHPLWSDPLDAPPVRDLTPLAVPGFLTHRAAGPTVLLNHGSDGHPRHDEPWYRRLAFSDATVPVEVGGVRDNSVVPLGGAWSDRGLRGGLTGPDWACSHRVGRVGGREVHLDLLSVVRGEHELRLARVRGAGERTVRVSGFAVTGDTAPTVATHGGTASCALPGLVSELTHLDLGAGPVAAEVGLAEVETALGTHTAVPYLDVPLTGDGDVVAALVRLGDAPGTPVEAPAVQAGDEGVVVTWGDLVRVVPWPPTDAWPGDALDQGVWQPWRSAGVLPVSRDGVRA; from the coding sequence GTGTCCGTGACGACCCCGCCGGGAATCTCCCCCGAGGATCCGCTGGCCCGCCGCGAGGGCTGGGCCGCGCTCGCCGACCGGATCCTGACGCGGGCGGCGGCCGACGGCTCGCCGCTGCACGCGCGCGTGGTGCCCCCGACGACCTCCCCCGACCGGGCGGCCATCAGCGACGTCGACCAGCTTGAGGGGTTCGCGCGCACGTTCCTGCTCGCCGCCCTGCGCCTGGCCCAGCCGGACGCCGACGCCACCGCCCAGGACGCGCACGCCGCCTGGTTCCTCGCCGGGATCGCCGCCGGAGTGGACCCCGCCTCGCCCGAGGCGTGGCCGCCGATCGAACACCACGGCCAGACCATGGTCGAGGCCGCCGTCATCGCGCTGGGGCTCCACGCCTCCCGCGCCGCGACGTGGGACCGGCTGCCGGCGCGCGTCCAGGAGCAGGTCGTGGCCTGGTTCTCCACCGGCCGGGGACGCCGCTGCGCCGACAACAACCACGTGCTGCTCGGCGCCACGGTGCAGGCGTTCCTGGCCTCGGTGGGGGCCGACCATGACCGCACGGAGACCGAGTACGCGCTGGCGACGCTCGAGCGCTGGTACCGCGGCGACGGCTGGTACACCGACGGCGAAGGCCGCCGCTTCGACCACTACAACGCGTTCACCTTCCACTTCTACCCCTGGTTCATCGACGACATGCTCGGCGTCCGCGACCGGCAGCAGGTGTGGCGGGGGCGGTTGGCGTCCTTCCTGGGCGGCTACGCCTCCCTGATGGGGCGCGACGGGCGCCCGGTGCTGCAGGGCCGATCGCTGGCCTACCGCTGGGGCGTCCTGGGGCCGTTCTGGCTCGGCGCCGCGCTGGACGCTTCCCCGCTGTCGCCGGGGCGGACGCGCGCGCTGGCGGCGTCCCAGGTGCGCGCGTTCCTCGACGCCGGGGTGGCCGCCGACGGCCGGCTCAGCCTGGGCTGGCGCGGGGGCGAGTCGGCCTCGCTGCTGCAGCAGTACTCGATGGCCGGGTCGCCGCACTGGGCCAGCAAGGGATTCCTGGGGCTGCTGTGGCCCGACAGCCACCCGCTGTGGTCGGATCCGCTCGACGCGCCGCCGGTTCGTGACCTGACCCCGCTGGCGGTCCCGGGCTTCCTGACGCACCGCGCCGCCGGACCGACCGTGCTGCTCAACCACGGCAGCGACGGTCATCCGCGTCACGACGAGCCCTGGTATCGCCGGCTGGCCTTCTCGGACGCGACCGTGCCCGTCGAGGTCGGCGGGGTGCGCGACAACAGCGTGGTCCCGCTCGGCGGGGCGTGGTCCGACCGCGGGCTGCGCGGCGGCCTGACCGGCCCGGACTGGGCCTGCTCCCACCGCGTGGGCCGCGTCGGCGGGCGCGAGGTCCACCTGGACCTGCTGAGCGTGGTGCGCGGCGAGCACGAACTGCGCCTGGCTCGGGTGCGCGGGGCGGGCGAGCGCACCGTGCGGGTCAGCGGCTTCGCCGTCACCGGTGACACCGCCCCGACCGTCGCGACCCACGGCGGGACGGCGTCGTGTGCGCTGCCCGGCCTGGTCTCGGAACTGACCCACCTGGACCTGGGCGCCGGCCCGGTCGCCGCGGAGGTCGGGCTCGCGGAGGTGGAGACCGCGCTCGGGACGCACACCGCCGTGCCCTACCTGGACGTGCCGCTGACCGGGGACGGCGACGTCGTCGCGGCGTTGGTGCGGCTCGGCGACGCGCCGGGCACCCCGGTGGAGGCGCCGGCGGTCCAGGCGGGCGACGAGGGCGTCGTCGTCACGTGGGGCGATCTGGTGCGCGTCGTGCCCTGGCCGCCGACCGACGCCTGGCCGGGCGACGCGCTCGACCAGGGCGTGTGGCAGCCGTGGCGGTCCGCGGGCGTCCTCCCGGTGAGCCGGGACGGGGTGCGGGCATGA
- a CDS encoding sulfatase-like hydrolase/transferase encodes MSRPNFVVILTDDQGSWTRSAPEVVTPAIDALAAAGTEFTSFYCASPVCSPARASILTGTPPSAHGVHDWLRGDNSGNDTRGVHYLAGLDTTPAVLAREGYACGHAGKWHLGDARTPAPGFSRWYAHRDGGGPYYGAPMIADGVEATEPGYVTDAISDHAVAMLTDLAAQEEPFYLEVTYTAPHSPWGPGQHPADLVSLYADTDFPSVPVTEPHPWMNTAHTELMAGFTDRHATLSGYCAALSGADRGVGRLLAALEASGRGGETYVIFHSDNGFACGHHGYWGKGNGTAPLNAWEPSVLVPFIIAGPGVAAGRVEPAPTSALALHATILDLAGVPDASSEPGDSPAIEPSFASHLDGRAGEPDPSVVVCDEYGGLRMIRRGGLKLIERLEGPDELYDLDADPGEEHNLIDASSHVGVRAELHDELVAWFAARCDPDRDGWHRPVTGWGQNHPVFAEVSDAERYASG; translated from the coding sequence ATGAGCCGCCCCAACTTCGTCGTGATCCTGACCGACGACCAGGGCAGCTGGACGCGCTCCGCGCCCGAGGTGGTCACGCCCGCGATCGACGCTCTGGCGGCGGCCGGGACCGAGTTCACGTCCTTCTACTGCGCCTCGCCGGTGTGCTCGCCGGCGCGCGCCTCGATCCTGACCGGGACGCCGCCCTCGGCGCACGGCGTCCACGACTGGCTGCGCGGCGACAACTCGGGCAACGACACCCGCGGCGTCCACTACCTCGCCGGGCTGGATACGACGCCCGCGGTGCTCGCCAGGGAGGGCTACGCCTGCGGCCATGCCGGCAAGTGGCACCTGGGCGACGCCCGGACGCCTGCGCCGGGATTCTCGCGCTGGTACGCCCACCGCGACGGCGGCGGGCCCTACTACGGCGCGCCCATGATCGCGGACGGCGTCGAGGCGACCGAGCCCGGCTACGTCACCGACGCCATCTCCGACCACGCGGTGGCGATGCTGACCGACCTCGCGGCGCAGGAGGAGCCGTTCTACTTGGAGGTCACCTACACCGCGCCGCACTCGCCGTGGGGACCCGGCCAGCACCCGGCCGACCTGGTCTCGCTGTACGCCGACACCGACTTCCCCAGCGTCCCGGTGACCGAGCCGCATCCCTGGATGAACACCGCCCACACCGAGCTGATGGCCGGCTTCACCGACCGGCACGCCACGCTGTCGGGCTACTGCGCGGCGCTGTCGGGCGCCGATCGGGGCGTGGGCCGGCTGCTGGCCGCGCTCGAGGCGTCCGGACGCGGCGGGGAGACGTACGTGATCTTCCACTCCGACAACGGCTTCGCCTGCGGCCACCATGGCTACTGGGGCAAGGGCAACGGCACCGCCCCGCTCAACGCGTGGGAACCGTCGGTGCTGGTGCCCTTCATCATCGCCGGCCCCGGCGTGGCGGCCGGACGCGTCGAGCCCGCGCCCACCAGCGCGCTGGCGTTGCACGCGACGATCCTCGACCTGGCGGGCGTCCCCGACGCGTCGTCCGAGCCGGGCGACTCCCCCGCGATCGAGCCGTCCTTCGCGTCCCACCTGGACGGCCGCGCCGGCGAACCCGACCCGTCGGTGGTCGTCTGCGACGAGTACGGCGGGCTGCGCATGATCCGGCGCGGCGGGCTGAAGCTGATCGAGCGGCTCGAAGGCCCCGACGAGCTCTACGACCTGGACGCGGACCCCGGCGAGGAGCACAACCTGATCGACGCGTCCTCGCACGTCGGCGTCCGGGCGGAGTTGCACGACGAGCTCGTCGCCTGGTTCGCCGCCCGCTGCGACCCCGACCGCGACGGCTGGCACCGGCCCGTCACCGGCTGGGGCCAGAACCACCCGGTCTTCGCGGAGGTGTCGGACGCGGAGCGTTACGCGTCCGGGTGA
- a CDS encoding sulfatase family protein → MTSGAGASRRPNILLIVSDDHGYADRGPSPEFATPALDRLAAEGVTCTEAYVSAPIASRRHDHRQHQARWGARWFESSTFAPDGVLTLAEHLKARDYATGYFGKVHYGTSDAPGSRSCPPHHGFDESFYGLSHFHKGRLNYLRRGEADAAEYGEAAGFMGVGTLWDGDDEVAPPGFLTDLIEGRAQDFIAEHADQPWFAMVAFNAVHNFCWQLPAEELARRGLPAHTDWDADAQPYLEWYDDVIAPNLEHGREYYLAQLELMDAAIGRLLATLDASGLAEDTVVVYLTDNGGSPCNYGDNGALRGTKYTLWEGGIRVPFVVRWPAGGVPAGETREGLVSSLDLVPTLVAASGTPVAGDTDGLDQWSLLRGADESGHDELHWSTGWAWAVRRGDWKLSYVEPGNTEAAEITATEHAPMGSGLFLAHLGDDLSESTDLAAARPDVVADLTARHEAWEAQLA, encoded by the coding sequence GTGACGTCGGGGGCGGGGGCGTCCCGGCGTCCGAACATCCTGCTGATCGTCTCCGACGACCACGGCTACGCCGACCGCGGGCCCTCGCCCGAGTTCGCCACCCCGGCCCTGGACCGGCTCGCCGCCGAGGGGGTCACCTGCACCGAGGCCTACGTCAGCGCGCCGATCGCGTCGCGCCGGCATGATCACCGGCAGCATCAGGCGCGCTGGGGTGCGCGCTGGTTCGAGTCCTCGACGTTCGCGCCCGACGGCGTCCTGACGCTCGCGGAGCACCTGAAGGCGCGCGACTACGCGACCGGCTACTTCGGCAAGGTGCACTACGGCACCTCGGACGCGCCCGGCAGCCGGTCCTGCCCGCCGCACCACGGCTTCGACGAGTCCTTCTACGGGCTGTCGCACTTCCACAAGGGTCGGCTCAACTACCTGCGCCGGGGTGAGGCGGACGCGGCGGAGTACGGCGAGGCGGCCGGCTTCATGGGCGTCGGCACGCTCTGGGACGGCGACGACGAGGTCGCGCCGCCCGGGTTCCTCACCGATCTGATCGAGGGACGCGCCCAGGACTTCATCGCCGAGCACGCCGACCAGCCGTGGTTCGCGATGGTGGCGTTCAACGCGGTCCACAACTTCTGCTGGCAGCTTCCCGCCGAGGAACTGGCGCGCCGCGGCCTGCCCGCCCACACCGACTGGGACGCCGACGCGCAGCCGTACCTGGAGTGGTACGACGACGTGATCGCGCCCAACCTCGAGCACGGCCGGGAGTACTACCTCGCCCAACTGGAGCTGATGGACGCCGCGATCGGACGGCTGCTGGCCACCCTCGACGCGTCGGGGCTCGCCGAGGACACCGTGGTGGTCTACCTCACCGACAACGGCGGGTCGCCGTGCAACTACGGCGACAACGGCGCCCTGCGCGGCACTAAGTACACGCTGTGGGAGGGCGGGATCCGCGTCCCGTTCGTGGTGCGCTGGCCCGCCGGCGGCGTCCCGGCGGGGGAGACGCGCGAGGGCCTGGTGTCCTCCCTCGACCTCGTGCCGACGCTGGTGGCGGCGTCCGGGACCCCGGTGGCCGGCGACACCGACGGCCTGGACCAGTGGTCGCTGCTCCGCGGCGCCGACGAGTCCGGCCACGACGAATTGCACTGGTCGACGGGCTGGGCGTGGGCCGTCCGGCGCGGCGACTGGAAGCTCTCCTACGTCGAGCCCGGCAACACCGAGGCCGCCGAGATCACCGCCACCGAGCACGCCCCGATGGGCTCGGGGTTGTTCCTGGCCCACCTGGGCGACGACCTGTCGGAGTCGACCGACCTCGCCGCCGCGCGTCCGGATGTCGTCGCCGACCTCACCGCCCGCCACGAAGCCTGGGAGGCCCAGCTCGCCTGA